One part of the Clostridium thermosuccinogenes genome encodes these proteins:
- the cas6 gene encoding CRISPR-associated endoribonuclease Cas6, whose product MRIKLTLDSIGKQTIDLNYNYALSSMIYNLIRESDSKYSTFLHEKGYEINNKHYKLFTFSQLKPEKYEINGSCMSIQGKVVLYITSPMKEFILSLVKTVTGYPEIRIDKVMFRVINIEVMAEPKFSRCMKFMCLSPITISTAFLKENARLKRQDLYIEDKRFTENLRANIISKYEILHGKKPEDTEFEVKFTDVDKYKKGKLIDYKGIKIKGYLAPFEVCGNPELIATAYECGVGDRNSLGMGMIEVVRDVG is encoded by the coding sequence ATGAGAATAAAGTTGACCCTCGACAGCATTGGCAAGCAGACTATAGATTTAAATTACAACTATGCACTTTCTTCAATGATATATAACCTTATACGGGAATCAGACAGCAAATACTCAACTTTTCTTCATGAAAAAGGATATGAAATCAATAATAAGCATTATAAGCTTTTCACCTTTTCCCAGCTTAAGCCTGAAAAATATGAGATAAACGGTTCTTGTATGAGTATTCAGGGAAAAGTTGTACTGTATATTACATCACCTATGAAAGAATTTATTTTATCTCTTGTTAAAACTGTTACGGGATACCCGGAAATTAGAATAGACAAGGTGATGTTCAGAGTTATAAATATAGAGGTTATGGCAGAGCCTAAGTTTTCAAGATGCATGAAATTTATGTGCTTATCACCTATAACCATCTCCACAGCCTTTTTAAAAGAAAATGCAAGATTAAAAAGACAGGATCTTTATATAGAGGATAAGAGATTTACAGAAAATTTGAGGGCAAACATCATTTCAAAATATGAGATACTTCATGGGAAAAAGCCAGAAGATACGGAGTTTGAAGTAAAGTTTACAGATGTTGATAAATATAAAAAAGGCAAGCTTATAGATTACAAGGGAATAAAAATAAAAGGCTATCTTGCACCGTTTGAGGTATGCGGAAACCCTGAGCTTATTGCAACAGCATACGAATGCGGAGTAGGAGATAGAAATAGCCTGGGAATGGGCATGATTGAGGTGGTGCGTGATGTTGGATGA
- the cas2 gene encoding CRISPR-associated endonuclease Cas2: MYALIVYDVKEKRVAKVLKFLRSYLNWIQNSVFEGEVTEAQMLKIKNHLREIIDEDEDSVIIFTSREKRWLSKSIMGREKNSTDNFI; the protein is encoded by the coding sequence ATGTATGCATTGATTGTCTATGATGTTAAAGAGAAAAGAGTTGCGAAAGTATTGAAATTCTTACGTTCCTACCTCAATTGGATACAGAATTCGGTATTTGAAGGGGAAGTAACAGAAGCTCAAATGCTGAAGATAAAAAACCACCTTAGGGAGATTATCGATGAAGATGAGGATTCGGTGATAATTTTCACATCTAGGGAAAAAAGGTGGCTTTCGAAAAGCATTATGGGGAGAGAAAAGAACTCGACTGACAATTTTATTTAA
- the cas1b gene encoding type I-B CRISPR-associated endonuclease Cas1b, producing the protein MKRNYYILKSGRLKRKDNTIYFENDEGKKVIPVNDIENIYVYGEVDFNSKAVNFLSQNNIPMHLFNYYGYYAGTFYPREQLNSGYMIVKQVENYLKYDQRVYIAREMIYSASYNIVKNLKHYVSKKPVLQEHIEKIEAIRDQFVTAFDIGTIMGLEGSIRNIYYDAFPVITDNRFEFEERVKRPPDNPMNSLMSFGNSLMYTAVLGEIYNTQLNPTISYLHEPGERRFSLSLDISEIFKPIIVDRIIFKLINNNMITEDHFLKELNYCYLNDKGKQIFLKEFDEKMNSVIEHRNLEKNVSYRTLIRLELYKLIKHLTGDQSYEGFKMWW; encoded by the coding sequence ATGAAAAGAAATTATTATATATTGAAAAGCGGTAGGCTAAAAAGAAAAGATAATACCATATATTTTGAGAATGACGAGGGAAAAAAGGTTATACCGGTAAATGATATTGAAAACATATATGTTTATGGTGAGGTAGACTTTAATAGTAAAGCCGTTAACTTTTTATCTCAAAACAACATTCCCATGCATCTGTTTAATTACTATGGATATTACGCCGGTACATTCTATCCCAGGGAGCAACTGAATTCCGGATACATGATTGTAAAGCAGGTTGAAAATTATCTTAAATATGATCAGAGGGTTTATATAGCCAGAGAGATGATATACTCTGCAAGCTATAACATAGTCAAAAATTTAAAGCACTATGTTAGCAAAAAGCCTGTTCTTCAGGAACATATAGAGAAAATTGAAGCTATTAGAGACCAGTTTGTGACTGCCTTTGATATAGGTACAATCATGGGACTTGAGGGAAGCATCAGAAATATTTACTATGATGCGTTTCCGGTTATAACGGATAACAGGTTTGAGTTTGAAGAAAGAGTAAAAAGGCCGCCGGACAACCCTATGAATTCACTAATGTCCTTTGGCAATTCACTCATGTATACTGCAGTTCTTGGGGAGATTTACAACACACAGCTAAATCCAACTATAAGTTATCTTCATGAACCTGGAGAGAGAAGGTTCTCCTTAAGTCTTGATATAAGTGAGATATTTAAACCCATAATTGTAGATAGAATTATTTTTAAGCTTATAAACAATAACATGATAACAGAAGATCATTTTTTAAAAGAGCTTAATTACTGTTATCTCAATGATAAAGGCAAGCAGATATTTTTAAAGGAATTTGACGAGAAGATGAATTCTGTAATCGAACACAGAAATCTGGAGAAGAATGTAAGCTATAGGACGCTTATCAGACTGGAACTTTATAAGCTTATAAAACATCTGACCGGGGATCAGAGTTATGAAGGATTTAAAATGTGGTGGTAA
- the cas4 gene encoding CRISPR-associated protein Cas4, which produces MDLFGNSVKITGVEINYLYVCPRKLWFFTHGISMEQNSVRVEIGKETHDNSLNRKRTEILIDNTIRLDYVDKELAVHEIKLTKAMDMASKYQLLYYLYYLNKKGIDCKKGVIHYPKTRKTEIIEITQSDKEELEKAIEEIVRIKKLERPPKMIKERKCKSCSYLELCFC; this is translated from the coding sequence ATGGATCTTTTTGGTAATAGCGTAAAAATAACCGGAGTGGAAATTAATTATTTATATGTTTGTCCAAGAAAGCTATGGTTTTTTACCCACGGTATATCCATGGAACAGAACTCTGTGAGAGTGGAAATCGGTAAGGAAACCCATGATAATAGTCTGAACAGAAAAAGGACAGAAATACTAATAGATAACACAATAAGGCTTGATTATGTGGACAAAGAACTTGCGGTTCATGAAATCAAACTGACAAAAGCAATGGATATGGCGTCCAAGTATCAGCTTCTTTACTATCTGTATTATCTGAATAAAAAAGGAATCGACTGTAAAAAAGGAGTAATCCATTATCCCAAAACCAGAAAAACAGAAATAATAGAGATAACACAAAGCGACAAGGAAGAACTTGAAAAAGCAATAGAAGAGATTGTCCGCATCAAGAAGCTAGAGAGACCACCAAAGATGATAAAGGAAAGAAAATGTAAAAGCTGTAGTTACCTTGAACTTTGTTTTTGCTAG
- a CDS encoding dihydropteroate synthase produces the protein MIIIGEKLNSTLKSIRPAMESYDAAAIQELAKKQYEAGAMYIDVNAGMFHEEEPERLEWLINTVQEVLDAPFSIDSPNPVAIERALKANKNSKPIINSITDEKERFNSIMPLAIEYKTGIIALCMDDNGMPETTKDRVVIAERLIEKLTKEGMDLSDIYIDPMVRPVGTGSHYGTVAIETIRQVKKEFPGVHIACGLSNISFGIPARKLMNQAFLIAAMAAGMDGAILDPLDKKLMSFVYAGEALLGIDEFCMNYLTKFREGALEV, from the coding sequence ATGATAATAATTGGTGAAAAACTAAACAGCACTCTGAAATCCATCAGACCCGCCATGGAAAGTTATGATGCTGCGGCTATACAGGAGCTGGCTAAAAAACAGTATGAAGCCGGTGCAATGTATATAGATGTAAATGCGGGTATGTTTCATGAAGAGGAACCGGAGAGGCTTGAATGGCTGATCAATACCGTACAGGAAGTGCTGGATGCACCTTTTTCCATCGATTCCCCAAACCCTGTAGCTATAGAGCGGGCTCTTAAGGCGAACAAAAATTCCAAACCCATCATCAACTCGATAACCGATGAAAAAGAGAGGTTTAATTCCATAATGCCTCTCGCGATAGAATATAAAACCGGCATAATAGCTTTGTGCATGGATGATAACGGGATGCCTGAGACAACAAAGGACAGGGTAGTGATAGCCGAAAGGCTTATTGAAAAGCTTACTAAAGAGGGAATGGATTTAAGCGATATCTATATCGACCCGATGGTAAGGCCGGTAGGAACCGGGTCCCATTATGGAACTGTCGCCATTGAAACCATACGCCAGGTTAAAAAGGAATTCCCCGGAGTTCATATAGCCTGCGGGCTCAGCAATATATCTTTTGGAATCCCGGCCAGGAAACTGATGAACCAGGCATTTCTCATAGCTGCAATGGCTGCGGGAATGGATGGAGCAATCCTTGATCCCCTGGACAAAAAGCTCATGTCCTTTGTATATGCAGGAGAGGCTCTGCTGGGTATAGACGAATTTTGCATGAATTATCTCACCAAGTTCAGAGAAGGAGCCCTCGAGGTCTAG
- a CDS encoding bifunctional 5,10-methylenetetrahydrofolate dehydrogenase/5,10-methenyltetrahydrofolate cyclohydrolase: MAEILKGKDVIASMKERMLKQVEELQSHGVTPCLAIVRLGAKADDLAYEKGAVKRCEGLGIKCVVMEYDESISQKELEDEIRKLNEDTGIHGILVFRPLPKHIDENAIKYVISPDKDVDCFSPVNVAKVFEGDDNGFAPCTPEAVMEMLEHYGVDVSGKRVVVIGRSLVVGKPLSMLLLRKNATVTICHTKTRDLGGTARTADILIAAAGKARMITKEFVSPGQIVIDVGINMDKDGNLCGDVDYDNVEKTVAMITPVPGGVGTVTTSILAKHVLAAAWRLSGVMGS, from the coding sequence ATGGCCGAGATATTGAAGGGCAAGGATGTAATTGCCTCAATGAAAGAAAGAATGTTAAAGCAGGTAGAAGAATTGCAGTCTCACGGAGTTACCCCCTGCCTTGCCATAGTAAGGCTTGGGGCAAAAGCCGACGACCTTGCATATGAAAAGGGTGCGGTCAAAAGGTGTGAAGGCCTGGGCATAAAATGCGTCGTTATGGAATATGATGAAAGCATCTCCCAGAAAGAGCTGGAAGATGAAATAAGGAAGCTGAACGAAGATACCGGCATACATGGCATACTTGTTTTCAGGCCTTTGCCCAAGCATATAGACGAGAATGCCATTAAATATGTTATAAGCCCGGACAAGGATGTGGACTGTTTCAGTCCTGTAAATGTAGCCAAGGTCTTTGAAGGCGACGATAACGGATTTGCTCCCTGCACTCCGGAAGCAGTAATGGAAATGCTGGAGCACTATGGAGTTGATGTCTCCGGAAAACGGGTTGTAGTTATAGGAAGGAGCCTGGTGGTGGGCAAGCCCCTGTCAATGCTGCTTCTTAGAAAGAATGCCACAGTTACTATTTGCCATACCAAGACCAGGGATCTTGGAGGCACTGCCCGTACGGCGGACATACTTATTGCGGCGGCCGGAAAGGCCAGGATGATTACGAAGGAGTTTGTTTCTCCCGGGCAGATAGTCATTGATGTAGGCATCAACATGGATAAGGATGGCAATCTGTGCGGAGATGTGGATTACGATAATGTGGAGAAGACTGTTGCCATGATCACTCCGGTACCCGGAGGGGTAGGAACGGTGACCACATCTATACTTGCAAAACATGTCCTGGCGGCTGCCTGGCGTTTATCCGGAGTAATGGGCAGTTAA
- a CDS encoding cyclodeaminase/cyclohydrolase family protein gives MVYIEYSCKEFTDALASGAPVPGGGGASALVGALGTALGSMVGNLTLGKKKYESVQDDIKAILEKAQLLKEQLLSLVDKDAEVFEPLSKAYGLPKNTEEEKRKRDEIMENALRMACSVPVEIMEKAMEAIALHEELATKGSRIAISDVGVGVLLCKSALMGASLNVFINTKLMKDRQYADEINSRVDEMLKSGIKRADAVYMEVESGLRK, from the coding sequence TTGGTGTATATAGAATACAGTTGCAAGGAATTTACCGATGCCCTTGCGTCAGGAGCTCCGGTTCCGGGAGGCGGAGGCGCTTCCGCGTTGGTTGGAGCACTGGGCACCGCTCTTGGCAGCATGGTAGGGAATCTGACACTGGGAAAAAAGAAATACGAAAGCGTTCAGGACGATATAAAAGCAATACTTGAAAAGGCACAACTGCTTAAGGAGCAGCTTCTTTCCCTGGTAGACAAGGATGCGGAAGTGTTTGAGCCGCTTTCTAAAGCCTATGGGCTTCCTAAAAATACTGAGGAGGAGAAGCGGAAAAGGGACGAAATAATGGAAAACGCCCTGAGGATGGCTTGCAGTGTTCCCGTTGAGATAATGGAAAAGGCTATGGAGGCCATAGCCCTTCACGAAGAGCTGGCTACAAAGGGGAGCAGGATAGCCATAAGCGATGTGGGGGTAGGTGTGCTGCTATGCAAATCTGCCTTGATGGGTGCGTCCTTGAATGTTTTCATAAACACAAAATTGATGAAGGACAGGCAATATGCCGATGAAATCAACTCCCGGGTCGACGAAATGCTAAAGTCAGGAATAAAGAGAGCCGATGCGGTTTACATGGAAGTGGAGAGCGGCCTGAGGAAATAG
- a CDS encoding formate--tetrahydrofolate ligase produces MGFKGDIEIAQSTEMKPIEEIAASIGIDRENLELYGNYKAKVNYNILEKLSDRKDGKLILVTAITPTPAGEGKTTTTVGLGDALKKIGKKVVIALREPSLGPVFGVKGGAAGGGYAQVVPMEDINLHFTGDMHAIGAANNLLAAMIDNHIYQGNQLGIDPRRITWKRCVDMNDRQLRFIVDGLNGKANGMPREDGFDITVASEVMAILCLSKNIDDLKEKLRSIVIGYTRDDKPVTAGQLKAEGAMAALLKDALKPNLVQTLEHTPAFVHGGPFANIAHGCNSIMATKMALKFGDYVVTEAGFGADLGAEKFLDIKCRIAGLKPSAVVIVATVRALKHHGGAEKSQLSVENLEALEKGIPNLLKHIENITVKFGLPAVVAINRFPTDTEAELKLIEEKCKQYGANVALSEVWAKGGEGGIELAKEVVRLADEGKSNFKFIYGDEMPIKEKIEAVVREVYGGDGVDFLPAAAKEISKLEEMGFGHLPVCMAKTQYSLSDDPKKLGWPKNFRVTVRNVKVSAGAGFVVVLTGDIMTMPGLPKVPAAESIDVDSTGRISGLF; encoded by the coding sequence ATGGGATTTAAAGGCGATATAGAAATTGCGCAGAGCACGGAGATGAAGCCTATAGAAGAGATTGCCGCTTCTATAGGAATTGACAGGGAAAACCTTGAGCTGTACGGAAACTATAAGGCAAAGGTGAACTACAATATATTGGAAAAGCTTTCCGACAGAAAGGATGGCAAGCTTATTCTTGTCACAGCCATCACACCCACACCGGCAGGGGAGGGAAAAACCACCACCACCGTTGGCCTGGGGGATGCGTTGAAGAAAATAGGCAAGAAGGTGGTCATAGCTTTAAGGGAACCGTCATTAGGCCCGGTATTCGGAGTTAAGGGCGGAGCCGCGGGAGGTGGGTATGCCCAGGTGGTACCCATGGAGGATATAAACCTGCACTTCACCGGAGACATGCATGCTATCGGTGCTGCGAATAACCTTCTTGCTGCAATGATAGACAACCATATATATCAGGGCAACCAACTGGGGATAGACCCGAGAAGGATAACCTGGAAAAGGTGCGTCGATATGAACGACCGGCAGCTAAGGTTTATTGTGGACGGTTTAAACGGAAAAGCCAATGGCATGCCGCGGGAAGACGGCTTTGACATAACGGTGGCATCGGAGGTTATGGCGATTTTGTGCTTGTCCAAGAATATCGATGACCTTAAGGAAAAGCTAAGGAGCATCGTCATAGGTTATACCAGGGATGACAAGCCGGTGACTGCCGGACAATTGAAGGCGGAAGGCGCGATGGCAGCTCTTCTGAAAGATGCACTGAAACCCAATCTCGTTCAGACCCTGGAGCACACTCCTGCTTTTGTGCACGGTGGACCTTTTGCCAACATCGCCCATGGATGCAACAGCATAATGGCTACAAAAATGGCTCTAAAATTCGGGGACTATGTGGTAACGGAGGCAGGCTTTGGAGCTGATCTGGGTGCTGAGAAATTCCTGGATATCAAATGCCGTATTGCCGGTCTAAAGCCGTCGGCAGTTGTCATAGTGGCTACAGTGAGGGCTTTGAAACATCACGGAGGAGCAGAAAAGTCACAGCTTTCTGTTGAAAATCTGGAGGCGCTGGAAAAGGGCATACCAAACCTCCTCAAGCATATAGAGAATATTACCGTTAAATTCGGACTTCCGGCAGTGGTGGCCATAAACCGGTTCCCGACGGATACCGAAGCGGAGCTGAAACTGATAGAAGAAAAATGCAAGCAGTATGGCGCCAATGTCGCCCTCTCCGAAGTTTGGGCCAAAGGCGGGGAAGGCGGAATAGAGCTGGCAAAAGAAGTTGTAAGGCTTGCTGACGAAGGAAAAAGCAATTTCAAATTCATATACGGCGATGAGATGCCGATTAAGGAAAAAATCGAGGCTGTTGTACGGGAGGTTTACGGAGGAGACGGCGTTGATTTCCTGCCGGCTGCTGCGAAAGAAATTTCCAAGCTCGAAGAGATGGGCTTTGGACACCTGCCTGTATGCATGGCAAAAACTCAGTATTCCCTTTCCGATGATCCGAAAAAGCTTGGCTGGCCTAAGAATTTCAGGGTTACAGTCAGAAATGTGAAAGTTTCGGCAGGAGCAGGTTTTGTGGTGGTGCTGACCGGAGATATCATGACCATGCCGGGACTCCCCAAAGTCCCTGCCGCAGAGTCAATAGATGTGGATTCCACCGGCAGAATATCCGGGCTGTTTTAG
- a CDS encoding formate/nitrite transporter family protein, whose amino-acid sequence MNNFYLSPSEITERYVDTGCMKSNLPPLKLLLLGILAGAFIAFASEGSNMAIHTITSAGLAKTLAGALFSTGLMMVVITGAELFTGNTLIIVSCLEGRARWGGLLKNWFFVYTGNFIGAVIVVVFILLSGQFNFSSGMLGGYTIKTAVYKVSLPFAGAFFMGLLGNWLVCMAVWMASAAKDVTGKLLSIFFPIWLFVTSGFEHSIANMYYIPAGILAKSNQTWLDAAISMGVAAKDLEALNWSSFVLKNLIPVTLGNIVGGSIFVGVTYWLSYLYKAKKKA is encoded by the coding sequence GTGAATAATTTCTACCTCAGCCCGTCTGAGATTACTGAGAGGTATGTGGATACGGGATGCATGAAATCCAATCTACCCCCGCTTAAGCTGCTTTTGCTGGGGATTCTTGCCGGAGCTTTCATAGCCTTTGCGTCCGAAGGCTCCAACATGGCTATCCATACCATTACCTCCGCGGGTTTGGCCAAGACTTTGGCCGGTGCCCTTTTTAGCACCGGATTGATGATGGTTGTAATAACAGGAGCCGAATTGTTTACCGGCAATACCCTTATTATTGTTTCGTGCCTTGAGGGCAGAGCCAGGTGGGGGGGGCTTCTGAAAAATTGGTTTTTTGTTTATACCGGAAACTTTATAGGTGCTGTAATTGTTGTGGTCTTTATCCTATTATCGGGACAATTTAATTTTTCATCTGGAATGCTGGGGGGCTATACCATTAAGACTGCGGTTTACAAGGTGAGTCTTCCCTTTGCCGGGGCCTTTTTCATGGGACTGCTTGGCAATTGGCTGGTGTGCATGGCGGTATGGATGGCATCGGCGGCAAAGGATGTCACAGGAAAGCTTTTGTCGATATTCTTCCCGATATGGCTGTTTGTAACTTCGGGATTTGAGCACAGCATCGCAAACATGTATTACATACCGGCGGGAATTCTGGCAAAATCCAATCAGACCTGGCTTGACGCAGCCATTTCAATGGGCGTGGCCGCAAAGGATCTGGAAGCACTAAACTGGAGTTCCTTTGTATTGAAAAACTTGATCCCGGTTACTCTGGGAAACATAGTAGGAGGATCAATATTCGTCGGTGTGACATATTGGCTTTCGTACCTTTATAAAGCCAAGAAAAAGGCATGA
- the xylB gene encoding xylulokinase → MNYLIGIDIGTSSTKTVLFDENYNVVSSASQEYPLYQPQNGWAEQKPEDWYNAVMDTLKRVIKESGVPGESILGIGLSGQMHGLVMLDENNEVIRPAIIWCDQRTAKECEEITERVGAKRLIEITANPALTGFTASKILWVRNNEPENYARCRHILLPKDYIRFMLTGEFATEVSDASGMQLLDIPNRCWSDEVLEKLEIDKSMLGKVYESPEVTGHITQKVAEETGLSVKTIVVGGAGDNAAAAVGTGIVRDGRAFTTIGTSGVVYAHSSRITIDPKGRVHTFCCAVPGCWHVMGVTQGAGLSLKWFRDNFCQDYIDEAKRQGVDPYYLMDKDAESVPIGSNKLVFLPYLMGERTPHLDPDCRGVFFGLSAIHTKKDMIRAVMEGVSYSLKNCSDILKEMGIAVGEMMACGGGGTSKLWRQMLADLYGCEVKMVSSKEGPALGAAILAGVGAGLFDSVEQACDRVIKVDKVCGPIDENSRKYEKFYEIYNSLYGDLKAEFAKLAKLS, encoded by the coding sequence ATGAATTATTTAATAGGAATTGATATCGGCACATCATCCACCAAAACAGTTTTGTTTGATGAAAACTACAATGTGGTATCATCGGCATCTCAGGAGTATCCGCTGTATCAGCCTCAAAACGGATGGGCCGAGCAGAAGCCGGAGGATTGGTATAATGCTGTCATGGACACCCTCAAAAGAGTGATAAAGGAGTCGGGAGTACCTGGCGAATCAATCCTCGGAATCGGATTGTCGGGACAAATGCATGGACTGGTCATGCTGGATGAAAACAATGAAGTGATACGCCCTGCGATTATCTGGTGCGACCAGCGCACAGCGAAGGAATGCGAAGAGATAACGGAAAGGGTTGGCGCAAAAAGATTGATTGAGATTACGGCAAACCCTGCGCTGACAGGCTTTACTGCCTCCAAAATCCTCTGGGTGCGCAACAATGAACCGGAAAACTATGCAAGATGCAGGCATATCCTGCTTCCCAAGGATTATATCCGTTTCATGCTGACCGGTGAGTTTGCGACGGAGGTATCGGATGCGAGCGGTATGCAGCTTCTGGACATACCAAACCGCTGCTGGTCGGACGAGGTGCTGGAAAAGCTGGAGATTGACAAGTCCATGCTGGGTAAGGTATATGAATCCCCTGAGGTGACCGGTCATATAACTCAAAAGGTGGCGGAAGAAACAGGACTGTCCGTTAAGACAATAGTGGTAGGCGGAGCAGGGGATAACGCGGCTGCTGCGGTAGGTACGGGAATTGTACGGGACGGCAGGGCATTTACCACCATAGGTACCAGCGGTGTGGTTTATGCTCACAGCAGCAGGATTACCATTGACCCGAAGGGCAGGGTGCATACTTTTTGCTGTGCCGTGCCAGGCTGCTGGCATGTGATGGGTGTTACCCAGGGAGCTGGGCTGTCGCTGAAATGGTTCAGAGACAACTTCTGCCAGGATTACATAGATGAGGCTAAAAGGCAGGGTGTCGATCCCTATTATCTGATGGATAAGGATGCGGAATCTGTTCCGATAGGCAGCAATAAGCTGGTATTCCTTCCTTATCTGATGGGCGAGAGGACGCCTCACCTGGACCCGGATTGCCGGGGCGTGTTCTTTGGTTTGTCAGCAATCCATACTAAAAAGGATATGATCCGCGCTGTGATGGAAGGAGTCTCTTATTCCCTGAAAAACTGCAGCGATATTTTGAAGGAGATGGGAATTGCAGTGGGTGAAATGATGGCCTGCGGCGGAGGAGGTACGAGCAAGCTGTGGAGGCAGATGCTTGCCGACTTGTACGGCTGTGAAGTGAAAATGGTTTCCTCCAAGGAAGGACCGGCGCTGGGAGCTGCGATTCTGGCAGGCGTTGGAGCCGGGCTTTTTGACAGTGTCGAACAGGCATGCGACAGGGTCATCAAGGTCGACAAGGTATGCGGGCCAATTGATGAAAACTCCAGGAAATATGAGAAGTTTTATGAAATATACAACAGTTTGTACGGTGATTTGAAGGCTGAATTCGCAAAGCTGGCGAAGCTTTCATAA
- a CDS encoding LacI family DNA-binding transcriptional regulator, translated as MAVTIKKIAELCGVSRGTVDRVLNNRGKVKPETEALIRRVAEQLDYKPNIAGKALAARKKSFVIGVIVASEGNPFFDDVLKGIHQAENELHDYGVKIIIKTMKGYDIQRQLKLIEELEGGIHALILNSISDAEIAAKIDELTDKGIPVITLNTDIENSKRLCYVGCDYVKGGETACGMLGLLTGGRAKVGVITGSVKILGHNQRVQGFRNVIKRRYPGIEVVDFAESNDDDIIAFEATKKMLLEHKEIDALFIAAAGAYGVCRAVISLGLENKITIVCFDDVPSTVEMMEKGLIKATICQQPFLQGNKSVHIAYDYLVSGARPHNDQFIVENKIKILENLYQTP; from the coding sequence GTGGCTGTTACAATAAAAAAGATTGCCGAGTTGTGCGGTGTTTCCAGAGGTACGGTGGACCGGGTGCTGAATAACCGCGGCAAAGTAAAGCCGGAGACCGAAGCGCTGATAAGGCGTGTTGCAGAACAGTTGGACTACAAGCCCAATATTGCAGGAAAAGCTCTGGCGGCGCGCAAAAAGTCTTTTGTAATAGGCGTAATTGTGGCTTCGGAAGGCAATCCCTTTTTTGATGACGTCTTGAAGGGAATTCATCAGGCGGAAAATGAGCTTCATGATTACGGAGTCAAAATAATAATCAAAACGATGAAGGGCTACGATATACAAAGACAGTTAAAACTGATTGAAGAACTCGAAGGCGGGATTCATGCTCTTATCCTCAACTCCATAAGCGATGCCGAAATCGCTGCAAAAATTGATGAATTGACGGATAAAGGCATTCCGGTAATCACCCTGAACACGGATATAGAAAACAGCAAAAGGCTTTGCTATGTGGGCTGCGATTATGTCAAGGGAGGAGAGACGGCATGCGGCATGCTGGGGCTTCTGACCGGAGGAAGGGCCAAGGTCGGAGTCATCACCGGTTCAGTCAAAATACTGGGGCACAATCAAAGGGTCCAAGGTTTTCGCAATGTGATAAAGAGGAGATATCCCGGAATAGAAGTGGTCGACTTTGCAGAATCCAATGATGACGACATCATAGCCTTTGAAGCTACAAAAAAGATGTTGCTCGAGCACAAGGAAATTGACGCTCTTTTTATTGCCGCCGCCGGTGCCTATGGAGTGTGCAGGGCGGTGATATCCCTGGGGCTGGAGAATAAAATTACCATTGTATGCTTCGACGACGTGCCTTCTACCGTTGAAATGATGGAAAAAGGGCTGATCAAGGCCACCATCTGCCAGCAGCCTTTCCTTCAGGGAAATAAATCGGTGCATATTGCCTACGATTATTTGGTAAGCGGAGCAAGGCCGCACAATGACCAGTTCATAGTGGAAAACAAGATAAAAATACTGGAGAATCTTTACCAGACACCATAA